The proteins below are encoded in one region of bacterium:
- a CDS encoding secretin and TonB N-terminal domain-containing protein codes for MIWLALLALILAAASPARQGIAVAQTNGNGEQLSRSVTIDADDAFLPAVLSILAEKSGYNIVTGPGVNKEERVSVHLKDVPIEQAMNLVVRAAGLSYEIVGKSFLVAPAKQLKEQAGLTSYVLDLKYTDAPTMAKVLKNFTADISIDTTGNKVLLITSPKVFSDVQKVVEQVDRPALQIVLECRIIEVGVDDETNLGIDWNRLSQLQTVIMESPVDAYGNQLNAAGAADLTGIDPAQKGRAPTTLPFYPLEARRIGYFSKQVTAFEVALDLLLKRGRAEVLANSAVATLNNKEANIQVVDEIPYVARSGGVGGQVQIQAATVGIKLTVRPKINSDGFVTCDISPELSSIFQFIESSDTQLPWVKRRTSTTTIRIKDGETVVIGGLLGVESSKTVHRVPFLGDLPFVGALFRHSADLTRKTDLIIQVTPHILGGGYAIGLPPRVQEVQDRFMPSAQSPKPEGK; via the coding sequence ATGATATGGCTCGCGCTGCTGGCTCTGATTCTGGCGGCGGCCAGCCCAGCGCGGCAGGGTATCGCCGTGGCACAGACGAACGGCAACGGCGAACAGCTGTCCCGTTCCGTCACAATTGACGCTGATGATGCATTCCTGCCCGCGGTGCTCTCGATTCTTGCGGAGAAGAGCGGCTACAACATCGTGACCGGTCCCGGAGTCAACAAGGAAGAAAGAGTCTCCGTCCACCTCAAGGACGTGCCGATCGAGCAGGCCATGAACCTCGTGGTTCGCGCCGCCGGTTTGTCCTACGAGATCGTCGGAAAGTCTTTCCTCGTGGCTCCCGCCAAGCAGCTCAAGGAGCAGGCTGGTCTGACCTCCTATGTGCTCGACCTGAAGTACACGGACGCGCCGACGATGGCGAAGGTCCTGAAGAACTTCACGGCGGACATTTCGATTGACACCACCGGCAACAAGGTGCTGCTGATTACCAGCCCGAAGGTCTTCTCCGACGTCCAGAAAGTCGTCGAGCAGGTTGACCGTCCGGCGCTGCAGATCGTGCTGGAATGCCGGATTATCGAAGTAGGTGTGGACGACGAAACCAATCTCGGCATTGACTGGAACCGCCTGTCGCAGCTCCAGACCGTGATCATGGAATCGCCGGTGGACGCATACGGCAATCAGTTGAATGCCGCCGGCGCCGCCGACCTCACCGGTATCGACCCCGCGCAGAAGGGCCGCGCCCCGACGACGTTGCCGTTCTATCCGTTGGAAGCCCGCCGCATCGGCTATTTCAGCAAGCAGGTGACCGCCTTCGAAGTGGCGCTGGATCTGTTGCTGAAGCGCGGCCGCGCGGAAGTGCTGGCCAACTCGGCCGTGGCCACCTTGAACAACAAGGAAGCCAACATTCAGGTTGTGGACGAAATTCCGTACGTGGCCCGCAGTGGCGGCGTCGGCGGTCAGGTGCAGATTCAGGCGGCCACGGTGGGCATCAAGCTCACGGTGCGTCCCAAGATCAACAGTGACGGCTTCGTCACCTGTGACATCTCGCCCGAACTGTCGTCCATTTTCCAATTCATCGAGTCTTCGGACACTCAGCTTCCGTGGGTGAAACGTCGCACCTCGACAACGACCATTCGAATCAAAGACGGCGAGACGGTTGTGATCGGCGGCCTGTTGGGTGTCGAATCTTCCAAGACGGTGCACCGCGTGCCGTTCCTCGGCGATCTGCCCTTTGTCGGAGCCTTATTCCGCCATTCGGCTGACCTGACCCGGAAGACCGACCTCATCATTCAGGTGACTCCGCACATCTTGGGCGGCGGCTATGCTATCGGTCTTCCTCCGCGCGTGCAGGAAGTCCAGGATCGGTTCATGCCCTCGGCACAATCGCCGAAGCCAGAAGGGAAATAG
- a CDS encoding ATPase, T2SS/T4P/T4SS family — MREKLGEILLRLGHINTQQLNDALARQKDSRKKFGETLVSLGHCTEEKVYSSLAMQWQIPFLSADNILEADKDVLELVPEVFARENLVIPIGLAERTLVVGMADPDDIVVVDQLQKLARRDVDVRLAAPTAIMAAIENLYSKIRKSEEVGEALGDLQFFAQSDEDEEGMVDMTRTVGIEDAPVVKLVNLMIADAIKERATDIHIEIFDEGLVIRFRVDGVLTEVMKPPKQSHAGIVSRVKILSKLNIAEKRLPQDGRFTIKTADKDFDVRVSVLPTVAGEKIVMRLLDKSGFAHSLTTLGMDEEELMVFRRWIRQPYGMIIISGPTGSGKSTTLFASLQEIKSEEDNITTVEDPVEYHMPGVNQVQTKASIGLTFAHTLRSILRQDPDKLLIGEIRDEETADIAVKFALTGHLVFSTVHANDAPATITRLLDIGVPPFLAGSCMNLVMAQRLVRKICEHCKTPYDPDDSELAALGITREFLNNRKLYKGRGCAHCRNTGYHGRTGIFEMLEMKQNIRRLVFDNANQEDIREAAIANGMRPLRDAAFRKIFRGVTTAHELLRVTVQEY, encoded by the coding sequence ATGCGTGAAAAACTTGGCGAAATTCTGCTCCGGCTTGGCCATATCAATACGCAACAACTGAATGACGCGCTTGCGCGGCAGAAGGACTCCAGGAAGAAATTCGGGGAGACCCTCGTATCCCTGGGCCACTGCACCGAGGAAAAGGTCTATTCCAGTCTGGCGATGCAGTGGCAGATCCCCTTCCTTTCGGCGGACAATATTCTCGAAGCCGACAAGGACGTGCTCGAACTGGTCCCCGAAGTCTTCGCCCGCGAAAACCTCGTGATCCCGATTGGCCTGGCCGAGCGCACGCTGGTGGTGGGTATGGCCGACCCCGATGACATCGTGGTGGTTGACCAGCTTCAGAAACTGGCGCGGCGCGACGTGGACGTGCGGCTTGCCGCTCCCACGGCGATCATGGCGGCCATCGAGAACCTCTATTCGAAGATCCGCAAGAGCGAGGAAGTCGGCGAAGCCCTGGGTGACCTGCAATTCTTCGCGCAGTCGGATGAAGACGAAGAAGGCATGGTGGACATGACGCGGACCGTCGGCATCGAAGATGCGCCGGTGGTCAAGCTCGTCAACCTGATGATCGCCGACGCGATCAAGGAGCGCGCCACCGATATTCACATTGAAATTTTCGATGAAGGCCTGGTGATCCGCTTCCGCGTCGACGGCGTACTGACCGAAGTGATGAAGCCGCCGAAGCAGTCCCATGCCGGTATCGTTTCGCGCGTCAAGATTCTGTCGAAGCTCAACATTGCCGAAAAGCGCCTGCCGCAGGACGGCCGCTTCACGATCAAGACGGCGGATAAAGATTTTGACGTTCGTGTGTCCGTGCTGCCCACGGTCGCCGGCGAGAAGATTGTGATGCGTCTCCTCGACAAGTCGGGATTCGCGCACAGTCTGACCACGCTGGGTATGGACGAAGAGGAGTTGATGGTGTTCCGCCGCTGGATCCGCCAGCCGTACGGCATGATCATCATCTCCGGCCCGACCGGTTCCGGCAAGAGCACGACGCTGTTCGCGTCGCTGCAGGAGATCAAGAGCGAAGAAGACAACATCACGACGGTGGAAGACCCGGTCGAATATCATATGCCGGGAGTGAATCAGGTGCAGACCAAGGCCAGCATCGGATTGACCTTCGCCCACACGCTGCGATCGATTCTGCGCCAGGACCCGGACAAGCTGCTGATCGGTGAAATTCGAGATGAAGAAACCGCCGATATCGCGGTCAAGTTCGCACTGACGGGCCACCTTGTGTTTTCGACGGTGCATGCCAACGACGCCCCGGCGACGATTACCCGTCTGCTGGACATCGGCGTGCCGCCGTTCCTGGCCGGTTCGTGTATGAACCTCGTGATGGCGCAGCGCCTTGTCCGTAAGATTTGCGAGCATTGCAAGACGCCGTACGATCCGGATGACAGCGAACTGGCCGCGCTGGGAATCACGCGCGAGTTTTTGAACAACCGCAAGCTGTACAAGGGCCGCGGATGCGCCCACTGCCGCAATACCGGCTACCATGGCCGAACGGGCATTTTCGAGATGCTCGAGATGAAGCAGAACATCCGCCGTCTGGTGTTCGACAACGCCAACCAGGAAGATATTCGCGAGGCAGCCATTGCCAACGGCATGCGTCCGCTGCGTGACGCGGCCTTCCGCAAAATCTTCAGGGGAGTCACGACCGCGCACGAGTTGCTTCGTGTGACCGTTCAGGAGTACTGA
- a CDS encoding SLBB domain-containing protein, with protein MTAYFRSILCYGIVICLLVLPSVHHSGFAQTFPSQSMLPSSRTGLEGLLGGRSSVGPTGEMFFEGPVNPDDYIVGPGDRLDVVFWQPNFTENPVSVNAEGDVIIPFVGMVSVASVSLREARERIEQAVIRSIRVGKVTVSLIEPRRFRVNVTGLVEMPGTYVVPATARVADAIALAGGLKRSVAFVGSDTSTTVSGSQRRVELRTPDGGDAGHADLLLFRSGGRLKANPRLQDGLTIFVPYAQGIRDQIGIFGAVNNGGLFESADGDDVEDALALAGGLTSQADSSNVVVIEGNGSRTRLDVRGTARSASLAQPLSAGSRVYVSGFADTSRAGSVTLRGEVVHPGGYPIIVGQTTLRDVLDQAGGLLPSAAANSARLMRTPREDPVNSERIRVLEASMMMNPRYGDNDKALAVEFARWSHTGVVLDLSGRDKAGDPAKVQLQDGDVLEVPKNPLGVRVLGAVNRAGEVPWVTGKNLNYYLAQADGVNHVGWKSRAVVVKARNGSQLQYESSLSIDPGDVIFIPNRQQVTTWETFKDVLGVTAQVATVVLIVQNLKK; from the coding sequence GTGACGGCATACTTCCGCAGCATACTCTGCTACGGGATCGTGATCTGCCTGCTTGTACTGCCTTCTGTACACCATAGTGGATTCGCGCAGACCTTTCCAAGCCAGTCCATGCTCCCTTCGAGCCGGACTGGCCTGGAAGGCCTGCTGGGCGGACGCAGTTCCGTCGGCCCGACAGGCGAGATGTTCTTTGAAGGGCCAGTCAATCCCGACGACTACATCGTCGGGCCGGGAGACCGCCTCGATGTGGTGTTCTGGCAGCCCAATTTCACGGAGAATCCGGTGTCCGTGAACGCCGAAGGCGACGTAATCATTCCCTTCGTCGGAATGGTATCGGTTGCCAGCGTGAGTCTCCGGGAAGCCCGAGAACGCATTGAACAGGCCGTGATCCGGTCTATCCGAGTCGGCAAGGTTACGGTCTCGCTGATCGAACCGCGCCGCTTCCGGGTGAATGTGACCGGTCTGGTGGAAATGCCCGGGACCTATGTGGTGCCCGCGACGGCTCGCGTGGCGGATGCCATAGCCCTGGCAGGAGGTTTGAAGCGGTCGGTGGCCTTTGTCGGCAGCGATACGTCGACCACGGTCAGCGGATCGCAGAGACGCGTGGAACTGAGGACGCCGGACGGCGGCGACGCCGGACATGCGGACCTGCTCCTCTTCCGGAGCGGCGGACGGCTCAAGGCCAATCCGCGTCTACAGGACGGCCTGACCATCTTTGTGCCGTATGCGCAGGGCATCCGCGATCAGATCGGTATTTTCGGGGCGGTCAATAACGGCGGCCTGTTCGAAAGCGCGGACGGTGATGACGTCGAGGATGCCTTGGCACTGGCCGGCGGTCTGACTTCGCAAGCGGATTCGTCGAATGTAGTGGTTATTGAAGGCAACGGCAGCCGTACCCGGCTTGATGTTCGCGGAACAGCCCGGAGTGCCAGTCTGGCGCAGCCCCTGTCCGCCGGCAGTCGAGTGTACGTGTCAGGTTTTGCGGATACCAGCCGCGCCGGATCGGTGACCTTGCGCGGTGAAGTTGTCCATCCCGGCGGTTATCCGATCATCGTGGGGCAAACAACTCTGCGGGATGTGCTGGATCAGGCGGGCGGTCTGCTGCCATCGGCAGCGGCGAATTCGGCCCGGCTGATGCGCACGCCACGAGAGGATCCCGTGAATTCCGAGCGGATCCGGGTCCTCGAAGCCAGCATGATGATGAATCCGCGATACGGCGACAACGACAAAGCGCTGGCCGTAGAATTTGCCCGGTGGAGTCACACCGGCGTGGTGCTCGATCTGAGTGGCCGCGACAAGGCCGGTGACCCCGCCAAGGTGCAGCTTCAGGACGGCGACGTGCTGGAAGTGCCCAAGAATCCTCTGGGAGTCCGGGTGCTGGGAGCCGTTAACCGTGCCGGCGAAGTACCGTGGGTGACGGGAAAGAATTTGAATTACTATCTGGCGCAGGCTGACGGTGTCAACCATGTGGGTTGGAAGAGCCGCGCTGTCGTGGTAAAAGCCCGCAACGGCTCACAGTTGCAGTATGAGTCTTCACTGTCTATCGATCCGGGTGACGTGATCTTCATCCCCAACCGGCAACAGGTAACGACATGGGAGACGTTCAAGGACGTATTGGGCGTCACCGCGCAGGTGGCCACAGTCGTACTCATTGTTCAGAATCTCAAGAAGTAG
- the pilO gene encoding type 4a pilus biogenesis protein PilO: MRKVFAGLLLLAIAAVGFYYYQKLVYTPKPGKIKELDKVIQQENEKLIAAQIIAGELKHVTKLIEGNLAQSARDSLADDASLPFMNQITDILRAHNINLVTIKPSPRKNFADYVQNPYTMDVETSYKSLVDFLNDVEKNNRLVTVDRLELNSTVKRVQALAKAGKLDKRPMSITLSTLTLLKHK, translated from the coding sequence ATGAGAAAAGTTTTTGCAGGGTTGCTGTTACTGGCGATTGCGGCGGTGGGGTTCTACTACTACCAGAAGCTGGTCTATACGCCGAAGCCGGGCAAGATTAAAGAACTGGACAAGGTGATTCAGCAGGAAAACGAGAAGCTGATCGCGGCCCAGATCATTGCCGGCGAACTCAAGCACGTGACGAAGCTGATCGAAGGGAACCTTGCGCAGTCGGCTCGCGACTCGCTCGCCGATGACGCGTCGCTCCCGTTCATGAATCAGATCACGGATATTCTGCGCGCGCACAATATCAACCTGGTGACGATCAAGCCGAGTCCCAGGAAGAATTTCGCGGATTACGTCCAGAATCCTTACACGATGGACGTAGAAACCAGCTACAAGTCGCTGGTGGATTTCTTGAACGACGTGGAAAAGAATAACCGACTGGTGACCGTGGACCGCCTCGAGCTGAACAGCACGGTGAAGCGCGTCCAGGCTCTGGCCAAGGCGGGCAAGCTCGACAAGCGGCCGATGTCCATTACCCTGTCGACGCTCACCCTTTTGAAGCATAAGTAA